From a region of the Triticum aestivum cultivar Chinese Spring chromosome 7D, IWGSC CS RefSeq v2.1, whole genome shotgun sequence genome:
- the LOC123167174 gene encoding histone H3.3: MARTKQTARKSTGGKAPRKQLATKAARKSAPTTGGVKKPHRYRPGTVALREIRKYQKSTELLIRKLPFQRLVREIAQDFKTDLRFQSHAVLALQEAAEAYLVGLFEDTNLCAIHAKRVTIMPKDIQLARRIRGERA, encoded by the coding sequence ATGGCGCGTACGAAGCAGACCGCCCGGAAGTCTACCGGCGGCAAGGCGCCTCGCAAGCAGCTGGCCACCAAGGCGGCGAGGAAGTCGGCGCCGACCACCGGCGGCGTGAAGAAGCCCCACCGCTACAGGCCCGGCACGGTGGCGCTGCGTGAGATCCGCAAGTACCAGAAGAGCACGGAGCTGCTCATCCGCAAGCTGCCGTTCCAGCGCCTGGTGCGGGAGATCGCGCAGGACTTCAAGACGGACCTCCGGTTCCAGAGCCACGCCGTGCTGGCGCTCCAGGAGGCTGCCGAGGCGTACCTCGTCGGGCTCTTCGAGGACACCAACCTCTGCGCCATCCACGCCAAGCGCGTCACcatcatgcccaaggacatccaGCTCGCCCGCCGCATCCGCGGGGAGCGCGCCTAG